The Papio anubis isolate 15944 chromosome 5, Panubis1.0, whole genome shotgun sequence genome has a segment encoding these proteins:
- the SERF1A gene encoding small EDRK-rich factor 1 isoform X2: MARGNQRELARQKNMKKTQEISKGKRKEDSLTASQRKQSSGGQKSESKVSAGPHLPLKAPREDPCFPLPAAGGSRYYLAYGSITPISAFVFVVFFSVFFPSFYEDFCYWI; this comes from the exons GTGGAAATCAACGAGAACTTGCCCGccagaaaaacatgaagaaaacccaggaaattaGCAAGGGTAAGAGAAAAGAGGATAGCCTGACTGCCTCTCAGAGAAAGCAGAG ttctggaggccagaaatctgagAGCAAGGTGTCAGCTGGGCCACACCTTCCGCTGAAGGCTCCAAGGGAGGATCCTTGCTTTCCTCTTCCAGCTGCTGGTGGCTCCAGGTATTACTTGGCTTATGGCAGTATAACTCCtatctctgcctttgtctttgtggtcttcttttctgtcttcttcccttctttttatGAGGACTTTTGCTATTGGATTTAG
- the SERF1A gene encoding small EDRK-rich factor 1 isoform X3, translating to MARGNQRELARQKNMKKTQEISKGKRKEDSLTASQRKQRDSEIMQQKQKAANEKKSMQTREK from the exons GTGGAAATCAACGAGAACTTGCCCGccagaaaaacatgaagaaaacccaggaaattaGCAAGGGTAAGAGAAAAGAGGATAGCCTGACTGCCTCTCAGAGAAAGCAGAG GGACTCTGAGATCATGCAACAAAAGCAGAAGGCAGCTAATGAGAAGAAGTCTATGCAGACAAGAGAAAAGTGA